The Cellulomonas sp. S1-8 genome has a window encoding:
- a CDS encoding D-alanyl-D-alanine carboxypeptidase family protein: protein MVTACLVLAGGAPAVAGPGEDVLRAGERLAPGQALLAASGAHVLVVQPDGSLGLYGLDDVVRWSSGRGVPGATLTTDAGGDVRLVAPDGTLLWSTATGGSGGALHLQDDGDVVVRDAAGALVWSSGTALTPSTLDGPGRLRAGDVLSSPDGRHTLLVAPDRGVELRGPDGAVRWTPGPSPATPADASPAVGLDLRADGNLVAVDEDGDVVWRSRTAGRGPATLALQDDGDLVLLDASGAPVWSAGTPIGPAALGPGGELTASGTLGSPSGHLGLAVTAGSLVATWDGTPFWTSPTDTAATARLQDDGDLVLLDAAGTPVWGTGTGGRPGARLVLEETAVLLVAPQGEVLWQLAVPPGLVPTGVQPTDCARVDGPVGEGDVVRTRSGIRVHPCLAEAVDALVDAAREDGIALHGGGWRSTEQQVALRRAHCGPTDADVHDKPASACTPSTARPGTSRHERGLAVDFTSGGRTLGAGSQAYAWLVEHAGAYGLENLPGEPWHWSVDGS from the coding sequence ATGGTCACGGCATGTCTGGTGCTCGCCGGCGGCGCGCCCGCGGTCGCAGGCCCGGGCGAGGACGTCCTGCGCGCGGGTGAGCGGCTCGCGCCCGGTCAGGCCCTGCTCGCCGCGTCGGGCGCCCACGTGCTCGTCGTGCAGCCCGACGGGTCGCTCGGGCTGTACGGGCTCGACGACGTCGTGCGCTGGTCCTCCGGGCGCGGCGTGCCCGGGGCGACGCTGACGACCGACGCCGGAGGCGACGTGCGCCTCGTCGCACCCGACGGCACGCTGCTGTGGAGCACCGCGACCGGCGGCTCGGGAGGGGCGCTGCACCTGCAGGACGACGGCGACGTCGTCGTGCGGGACGCCGCCGGCGCCCTCGTGTGGAGCAGCGGGACCGCGCTGACGCCCTCGACGCTCGACGGGCCGGGTCGGCTGCGTGCCGGCGACGTGCTCTCGTCACCCGACGGCCGGCACACGCTGCTGGTCGCACCGGATCGCGGTGTGGAGCTGCGCGGCCCGGACGGCGCCGTGCGGTGGACTCCGGGGCCGTCGCCGGCGACCCCGGCGGACGCCAGCCCTGCCGTGGGCCTCGACCTGCGCGCCGACGGCAACCTCGTGGCCGTCGACGAGGACGGGGACGTCGTGTGGCGCAGCCGCACCGCCGGGCGCGGACCGGCGACGCTGGCACTGCAGGACGACGGCGACCTGGTGCTGCTCGACGCGTCCGGAGCCCCGGTCTGGAGCGCGGGCACACCGATCGGCCCCGCCGCGCTGGGACCCGGCGGTGAGCTGACCGCGTCGGGGACCCTCGGGTCGCCGTCGGGCCACCTCGGGCTGGCCGTCACCGCGGGGTCGCTCGTCGCGACCTGGGACGGCACGCCGTTCTGGACGTCGCCGACGGACACCGCCGCGACGGCCCGGCTGCAGGACGACGGCGACCTCGTGCTGCTCGACGCCGCCGGGACCCCCGTGTGGGGCACCGGGACGGGCGGGCGCCCCGGCGCGCGCCTCGTGCTGGAGGAGACCGCCGTGCTGCTCGTCGCCCCGCAGGGGGAGGTGCTGTGGCAGCTCGCCGTCCCGCCGGGGCTCGTCCCGACCGGGGTGCAGCCCACGGACTGCGCGCGCGTGGACGGGCCCGTCGGCGAGGGGGACGTCGTGCGCACGCGCAGCGGCATCCGCGTCCACCCGTGCCTCGCCGAGGCCGTCGACGCGCTCGTCGACGCCGCGCGCGAGGACGGCATCGCGCTGCACGGCGGGGGGTGGCGCAGCACCGAGCAGCAGGTCGCGCTGCGCCGAGCCCACTGCGGCCCCACCGACGCCGACGTGCACGACAAGCCCGCCTCGGCGTGCACGCCGAGCACCGCGCGCCCCGGCACGTCCCGGCACGAGCGGGGCCTGGCGGTCGACTTCACGTCGGGTGGTCGCACGCTGGGCGCGGGGTCGCAGGCGTACGCGTGGCTGGTGGAGCACGCCGGCGCGTACGGGCTCGAGAACCTGCCGGGGGAGCCGTGGCACTGGAGCGTCGACGGGTCGTGA
- a CDS encoding metal-dependent transcriptional regulator, which yields MTESPAPLSAVTQDYLKVVWGAQEWSDVPVTTKLLASRLGVGPSTVSETVKRLADAGLVSHRPYGAVELTAAGRAHAVAMVRRHRLIETYLVERLGYGWDEVHDEAEVLEHAVSDRFVERVADMLGHPDRDPHGDPIPAADGTVHLPDARVMWEVATGDYRVARISDADPELLRYLEGVGLVLDAPVTLEERRAVTGVVSVRIEGVPDRVELGEVAASAIWVAARA from the coding sequence GTGACGGAGAGCCCTGCACCCCTGTCCGCGGTGACCCAGGACTACCTCAAGGTCGTCTGGGGCGCGCAGGAGTGGTCCGACGTGCCGGTGACGACCAAGCTCCTCGCGAGCCGGCTCGGGGTCGGGCCGTCCACCGTCTCCGAGACGGTCAAGCGGCTCGCCGACGCCGGCCTGGTGTCCCACCGGCCCTACGGCGCGGTCGAGCTCACGGCGGCGGGACGCGCCCACGCGGTCGCGATGGTCCGGCGGCACCGGCTCATCGAGACCTACCTGGTCGAGCGGCTCGGCTACGGCTGGGACGAGGTGCACGACGAGGCGGAGGTCCTCGAGCACGCCGTGAGCGACCGGTTCGTCGAGCGGGTCGCCGACATGCTCGGCCACCCGGACCGGGACCCGCACGGCGACCCCATCCCGGCGGCCGACGGCACGGTGCACCTGCCCGACGCGCGGGTCATGTGGGAGGTGGCCACGGGGGACTACCGCGTCGCTCGGATCTCGGACGCCGACCCGGAGCTGCTGCGGTACCTCGAGGGCGTCGGGCTGGTGCTCGACGCGCCCGTGACCCTGGAGGAGCGGCGGGCGGTGACGGGCGTCGTGAGCGTCCGCATCGAGGGCGTGCCGGACCGCGTCGAGCTGGGCGAGGTCGCGGCGAGCGCGATCTGGGTGGCGGCGCGCGCCTGA
- a CDS encoding metallophosphoesterase family protein produces MEDPTRDVPLPGPAEHRGSSDGRPALRARVAGARLRTGRAVRAVRAWRPRHGWWSVVALSVAAVVVSVGFGVTTASVQGALGPHVTRYDVTTDAIVTIDFGPLGTLEIDSPLPLTLGLHATVGEIPASVTELGQARTLQALSEDLTAYVSFFSGPAAAAQDVAFALVSNALLRSAVALVVLVAGWWTVRSLLGAARRRDLLAALQPRARPLTAGVLAVVVGATVLTSSVAPGDRPAPDQLSSAVFDGTPLEGARVTGRLGGVIDTYGSYALDVWRENEEFYRTADDALVVAWQEWEADEEQLALEAARQEAAERAAARLAEREAEADADPAATDPAATDPAATALGVGGGEQDDADVAPDPTTTLDPTTTLDPTTTLDPTTTPDPTTSSTATASPTPQVDPVVLVLVTDLHCNVGMAPLIGTLARLAGADVVLDAGDTTMNGTSVEQYCVTSFARAVPPGVPLVTSPGNHDSPETTANYARAGAIVLDGGVVDVAGLRILGDSDPNETRVGAGGTASGSDESPSEMARRLADVACDDGAVDLLLIHTPIVGDDALDDGCVPAQLSGHYHRRVGPEQVGLGVRLISSSTAGATLGQPTVGPLRGIAELTVLRFDPETRRFVDHQVVRVAPDRSVTVGRPQPWPAVVEPDAQGDDEVAADGEVAEAGGTAGDAPDAPLGDGSAPQDG; encoded by the coding sequence ATGGAGGACCCGACCAGAGACGTGCCGCTGCCCGGCCCGGCCGAGCACCGAGGCTCGTCGGACGGTCGCCCTGCGCTGCGTGCGCGCGTCGCGGGGGCTCGCCTCCGGACGGGTCGTGCCGTGCGGGCCGTGCGCGCGTGGCGGCCCCGGCACGGCTGGTGGTCGGTGGTGGCGCTCTCCGTCGCCGCGGTCGTCGTGTCCGTCGGGTTCGGTGTGACGACGGCGTCGGTGCAGGGCGCCCTCGGGCCCCACGTCACCCGGTACGACGTCACCACGGACGCCATCGTCACGATCGACTTCGGCCCCCTGGGCACCCTGGAGATCGACTCGCCGCTGCCTCTGACGCTCGGGCTGCACGCCACGGTCGGGGAGATCCCCGCGAGCGTGACGGAGCTCGGCCAGGCGCGGACCCTCCAGGCGCTCAGCGAGGACCTGACGGCCTACGTGTCGTTCTTCTCCGGCCCCGCCGCCGCGGCCCAGGACGTCGCGTTCGCGCTCGTGAGCAACGCCCTGCTGCGCTCGGCCGTCGCGTTGGTCGTCCTCGTCGCGGGGTGGTGGACCGTCCGGTCGCTGCTCGGCGCGGCCCGGCGGCGCGACCTGCTGGCGGCCCTGCAGCCGCGCGCGCGTCCTCTGACGGCCGGCGTGCTGGCGGTCGTCGTCGGCGCCACCGTGCTGACGTCGAGCGTCGCGCCGGGTGACCGCCCGGCGCCCGACCAGCTGTCGTCCGCCGTGTTCGACGGCACGCCGCTCGAGGGCGCCCGCGTCACGGGCCGGCTCGGCGGCGTCATCGACACGTACGGCTCCTACGCCCTGGACGTCTGGCGCGAGAACGAGGAGTTCTACCGCACCGCCGACGACGCGCTCGTCGTCGCGTGGCAGGAGTGGGAGGCCGACGAGGAGCAGCTCGCGCTGGAGGCCGCACGGCAGGAGGCGGCCGAGCGCGCGGCCGCGCGGCTCGCGGAGCGCGAGGCCGAAGCCGACGCCGACCCCGCCGCGACCGACCCCGCCGCGACCGACCCCGCCGCGACCGCCCTCGGCGTCGGGGGCGGCGAGCAGGACGACGCCGACGTCGCCCCGGACCCGACGACGACCCTCGACCCGACGACGACCCTCGACCCGACGACGACCCTCGACCCGACGACGACCCCGGACCCGACGACGTCGTCCACCGCCACGGCCTCGCCGACCCCGCAGGTCGATCCCGTCGTGCTCGTCCTGGTGACGGACCTGCACTGCAACGTCGGGATGGCGCCGCTCATCGGCACGCTCGCGCGGTTGGCGGGCGCCGACGTCGTGCTCGACGCCGGCGACACCACGATGAACGGCACGTCGGTCGAGCAGTACTGCGTGACGTCGTTCGCGCGCGCCGTGCCGCCCGGGGTGCCCCTCGTGACGTCGCCGGGCAACCACGACTCGCCGGAGACCACGGCGAACTACGCGCGCGCCGGCGCGATCGTGCTCGACGGTGGCGTCGTCGACGTCGCGGGTCTGCGGATCCTCGGTGACAGCGACCCGAACGAGACCCGCGTCGGGGCCGGTGGGACGGCCTCGGGCTCCGATGAGTCACCGTCCGAGATGGCACGTCGCCTCGCGGACGTCGCGTGCGACGACGGCGCCGTCGACCTGCTGCTGATCCACACCCCGATCGTGGGGGACGACGCCCTCGACGACGGCTGCGTGCCCGCCCAGCTCTCGGGCCACTACCACCGGCGCGTGGGGCCCGAGCAGGTCGGCCTCGGCGTGCGGCTCATCTCGTCGAGCACCGCCGGCGCGACCCTCGGCCAGCCGACGGTCGGCCCGCTGCGCGGGATCGCCGAGCTCACGGTGCTGCGCTTCGACCCGGAGACGCGCCGGTTCGTGGACCACCAGGTGGTCCGTGTCGCCCCGGACCGCTCGGTGACGGTCGGGCGTCCGCAGCCCTGGCCGGCCGTCGTCGAGCCGGACGCGCAGGGCGACGACGAGGTTGCCGCGGACGGTGAGGTCGCCGAGGCCGGCGGCACCGCCGGTGACGCCCCGGACGCGCCCCTCGGCGACGGGTCGGCACCGCAGGACGGCTGA
- a CDS encoding LLM class F420-dependent oxidoreductase, producing the protein MTESPTTGVRVGVQIQPQHADYGQIRDAVRRAEDLGVDVVFNWDHFFPLSGEPDGKHFECWTMLGAWAEQTSRVEIGALVTCNSYRNPELLADMARTVDHISGGRLILGIGAGWFERDYTEYGYDFGTAGSRIADLAQAMPRIRARWAASNPVPTRDIPVMIGGGGERKTLRIVAEHADVWHTFGDVETLRRKSGILDEHGVAVGRDTASLVTRSLGVDGSDPAQVGAELLAAGVRLFTVGTSGPDYDLSQAAAWVRWRDSLA; encoded by the coding sequence GTGACCGAGAGCCCCACGACCGGCGTGCGCGTCGGCGTCCAGATCCAGCCCCAGCACGCCGACTACGGTCAGATCCGTGACGCGGTGCGCCGCGCGGAGGACCTCGGCGTCGACGTGGTGTTCAACTGGGACCACTTCTTCCCCCTGAGCGGGGAGCCCGACGGCAAGCACTTCGAGTGCTGGACGATGCTCGGCGCGTGGGCGGAGCAGACCAGCCGCGTCGAGATCGGCGCGCTGGTGACCTGCAACTCCTACCGCAACCCCGAGCTGCTGGCGGACATGGCACGGACCGTCGACCACATCAGCGGCGGTCGGCTGATCCTCGGCATCGGTGCGGGCTGGTTCGAGCGGGACTACACCGAGTACGGGTACGACTTCGGCACCGCGGGATCGCGGATCGCGGACCTGGCGCAGGCGATGCCCCGCATCCGCGCGCGGTGGGCCGCGTCGAACCCGGTGCCGACGCGCGACATCCCGGTGATGATCGGCGGCGGCGGTGAGCGCAAGACGCTGCGCATCGTGGCGGAGCACGCCGACGTCTGGCACACGTTCGGCGACGTCGAGACGCTGCGGCGCAAGAGCGGCATCCTCGACGAGCACGGGGTGGCCGTCGGACGCGACACGGCGTCGCTGGTGACGCGGTCTCTCGGCGTCGACGGGTCCGACCCCGCACAGGTCGGTGCGGAGCTGCTGGCCGCGGGCGTGCGGCTGTTCACCGTCGGCACGAGCGGGCCGGACTACGACCTGTCGCAGGCCGCCGCCTGGGTGAGGTGGCGCGACTCGCTCGCCTGA
- a CDS encoding helicase HerA-like domain-containing protein codes for MPDSSQPTPGAARLAELEAQAARAAADAARAHAEAAQAEAVAAAAALAAARAAVAGQGGDPGVPAAGVPDPAPADDTPPGDDAPTADDPVSALARSIEAGYTFAGPVLPLGVLLQDGSPVPTARVGLPLGMLNRHALVAGATGTGKTRTLQLMAEGLSAAGVPVFVADVKGDLTGLAEAGPVSDTLSARTAALGQEWRPTAFPVELYALGGVGDGVPVRTTVTDLGPLLLAKVLGLNATQESSLGLVFHWADQQGLALLDLADLRSTLQFLTSDEGKPELKGIGGLSSATAGVILRQIVALQGQGADAFFGEPAFDVADLLRTAPDGRGVVAALQLPGVQDRPALFSTFLMWLLAELFEVLPEVGDPDRPRLVFFFDEAHLLFADASRAFLAEVVRTVRLVRSKGVGIVFVTQSPKDVPADVLGQLGSRVQHALRAFTPDDAAALRAAARTYPSSGYDLEQVLQQLGTGEAVVTVLSEKGAPTPVAWTRLYAPQASMAPAAAATVHATIAASPVAARYAQAVDRESAHELLSARMARSEADRAAAAAAEQAAKDARAAQQEAAREDRERAKADRASGRSRSTRSGSDPLESFLRSAGTQLGREITRTIFGTSRRRR; via the coding sequence ATGCCGGACAGCAGCCAGCCGACCCCCGGGGCCGCGCGCCTCGCCGAGCTCGAGGCGCAGGCCGCGCGGGCCGCGGCCGACGCCGCCCGCGCGCACGCCGAGGCAGCGCAGGCCGAGGCGGTCGCGGCGGCCGCAGCGCTCGCGGCGGCGCGCGCGGCCGTGGCCGGGCAGGGCGGGGACCCGGGGGTGCCCGCCGCGGGCGTCCCCGACCCCGCGCCGGCCGACGACACCCCGCCCGGCGACGACGCCCCGACCGCCGACGACCCCGTGTCGGCGCTCGCCCGGAGCATCGAGGCCGGCTACACGTTCGCGGGACCGGTGCTGCCGCTCGGCGTGCTCCTGCAGGACGGCTCCCCCGTGCCCACGGCGCGCGTCGGGCTGCCGCTGGGCATGCTCAACCGCCACGCGCTGGTCGCCGGTGCGACGGGCACGGGCAAGACGCGGACCCTGCAGCTCATGGCCGAGGGGCTGAGCGCGGCCGGCGTCCCGGTGTTCGTCGCCGACGTCAAGGGCGACCTGACGGGGCTCGCGGAGGCGGGGCCGGTGTCCGACACGCTGTCCGCGCGGACGGCGGCACTCGGCCAGGAGTGGCGGCCGACGGCCTTCCCCGTCGAGCTGTACGCGCTCGGCGGGGTCGGCGACGGCGTCCCCGTGCGCACGACGGTGACGGACCTGGGCCCGCTGCTGCTCGCCAAGGTGCTCGGCCTGAACGCCACGCAGGAGTCCAGCCTGGGGCTCGTCTTCCACTGGGCCGACCAGCAGGGCCTGGCGCTGCTCGACCTCGCGGACCTGCGCTCGACCCTGCAGTTCCTCACGAGCGACGAGGGCAAGCCCGAGCTGAAGGGCATCGGCGGGCTCTCGTCGGCGACGGCCGGCGTCATCCTGCGGCAGATCGTCGCGCTGCAGGGACAGGGTGCGGACGCGTTCTTCGGTGAGCCCGCGTTCGACGTCGCCGACCTGCTGCGGACGGCGCCCGACGGGCGCGGTGTGGTCGCCGCGCTGCAGCTGCCGGGCGTGCAGGACCGTCCCGCGCTGTTCTCGACCTTCCTCATGTGGCTGCTGGCCGAGCTGTTCGAGGTGCTGCCCGAGGTGGGCGACCCCGACCGCCCACGCCTCGTCTTCTTCTTCGACGAGGCGCACCTGCTGTTCGCGGACGCGTCGAGGGCCTTCCTGGCCGAGGTCGTGCGCACGGTCCGGCTCGTGCGGTCCAAGGGCGTCGGCATCGTGTTCGTCACGCAGAGCCCCAAGGACGTCCCGGCGGACGTGCTGGGGCAGCTCGGCAGCCGCGTGCAGCACGCGCTGCGGGCGTTCACGCCCGACGACGCGGCGGCGCTGCGGGCCGCCGCCCGCACCTACCCCTCGTCGGGCTACGACCTGGAGCAGGTGCTGCAGCAGCTCGGCACGGGCGAGGCGGTCGTCACGGTGCTGAGCGAGAAGGGCGCGCCGACGCCCGTCGCGTGGACGCGCCTGTACGCGCCGCAGGCGTCGATGGCGCCCGCCGCCGCGGCCACGGTGCACGCCACGATCGCGGCGTCACCCGTCGCGGCGCGCTACGCCCAGGCGGTCGACCGGGAGTCGGCGCACGAGCTGCTCTCGGCCCGCATGGCACGCTCCGAGGCTGACCGCGCCGCCGCGGCGGCGGCCGAGCAGGCCGCGAAGGACGCCCGGGCCGCGCAGCAGGAGGCCGCGCGGGAGGACCGCGAGCGCGCGAAGGCGGACCGGGCGTCGGGCCGCAGCCGCTCGACGCGGAGCGGCAGCGACCCGCTGGAGTCGTTCCTGCGGTCCGCCGGCACGCAGCTCGGGCGCGAGATCACCCGCACCATCTTCGGCACCAGCCGCCGTCGGCGCTGA